The Aethina tumida isolate Nest 87 chromosome 5, icAetTumi1.1, whole genome shotgun sequence genomic sequence ATTGATCAATAGCGTCTAGAATAATGCAGATATAACATTATCAcagtgaaatttatgtataacaaGTGTTTTGCTGTAACTATTGAAAGTTACTTGAGTTCCATGACACTCAAGAACGATGGatagatttatttcaaatggcaCTCGATTTGCTATGTGTTATGAGTGGATTATTACTTTACAATGAATTATGTATTCCGGCAACAGGTGATAGCTATAGAGACgtatgaaatttgatatatttaatagatatgCAAAAACCGATTTAATGAGATGTGGTGTCTCATTATAATtgcaaattttcattattacaattgcttatgatatataatttaatgaattgaattatattaatagattcTGATGCAGATACATCTATTTAAAGATCATTACTATGtttacatcaattaatttattaatttcttgtaaaattgtgacatttaatattaattttaaaatttaaagttccaTTCGTCGATATCCATTAGATTTTCACAAAAAAGTTatgacaataaaattgaatgaaattaattatattaatgaaatttaatgcaTTTAGAACCACTACTAAATTtgcatcaattaatttattaatttcttgtaaaataataacaatgtaacattaatttgaatatttcaacttTCAACATCAAGTTTGGGTTCTTGCAAGTTTTGTCTCcttttcaacaaactcttCCTGGCAGAAAGCAACCTAGTACTCGACTCTCCAAACTGACTTCCTATGGGTACAAGAGCTTTTTCTTCAACCGTTCTTTCTTCATCTAAAATCAgaacattttaatgatttaatgacGGTGAAGACACATTCGAACCTTCATCATTGCTCTCCAGTTCGTCTTCATCAGGTTTCAGTAGTACTCcttttttttgaattctttCCAACACTTGTGTTAAATGTTTCTCGACCTTTGACACATCTTTCACTTCCTCAAAACTACTGTGGGCAGCACGGAGCTTATCTTTCTCCGACTTAGCCAAACTGGTACGCAATAGATAACACAGTGCGCCATCCATTACATCCTCCCAATTCTAGAAATATCCATAGGTTCACTtgcattacaaaatattaaatacttacttGACTATCAATATCCATGACGTTTTCGCAAAAAAGAGACGTAATCTGCTCCTTTAGTTCCTTTTTAATGTCCATTATCTCcactaaattcttaatcaCCTTCAAGGCACAAGACAATTCGACTTGCGATCTGACAAGATTTCTCGTTTCCTCCACTAGCTCATCCGTAATCTTAATTATATCCGAATATGTGTcttccaataaaaattgtaaattagtcAGTGATGtaggattttttattttaaatctagcTATCAGTCTCTTTTGTATAACCCTATACTGGGAACTGAAGTGCAACAGCTCATTCTACAACAagcaacaaattataatttaataactgttgCATACAGCTATTAAGTTTCGCACTCTGGAAGTTTACCTGTAGCTGTTTCACCCTCAGTCGAACGTTAAAATGCGAATTCAAATAACAAACGGCCTCATTACCAGGCAAAGCCGAGCCATAGGAAACGTGGAAATCGCTCTTGTTGGCGAAGTGCTTCTTCAATCGGTAAATGATTAGTTCAATTAGTAAGTTTAACGAAGCAAATGAGTCCGATTGTAGACGGTATCTCTCCGATGACTTGGCCAGTAATATGGAGACGATTTTTCCCTCCCCAGTGATGTTTCTAAAGCCGATTGCGTTGCTTGATTGAGTGAGGGAGTTTTCGCCcataaattctgaaaattacGCAGTCCATTACGTTCGCACTTAGttcaattttttgtgttattatatGTGTTATACCCGGGAATAAGACGGTGAGAGGAACGGGACTGTCGTTGATGTTGATCGTAATCTTGTGTTCGTTTTCTTTTTGGGCGGCACAAGTTTCCAAAGCCAGATTTATGGGCAGCATTGCAACTTTGGTAATAGTTCGGGGAACACCCAGGCTAGATATAAATGACGCCATGACGGTAAAGTTTAGGCTGCAAATTTCCATATTATCAGCCAAAAAGCAGTGACAATTAATTGATGTACGTTCAGATAGGTTGCTGAAAAACTCCACTTGGGGTGATACTTTTATTGGCTGCTGAACTGAATATGATATTTGGATTTCCTCGAACAAGGCCTGAGGAAGAATGTCTATTTTAATTGTGCACATTTTTTGGTCCTCGGTGGTCAAATTGGTGGAATAAGTGCACGGCTCCAGATGTGGACTGACTGAAACATTTATAGCAAGCTCTCTTTCTGCTGACGCATTTGTGACCTTTATGTCTGAAACAAGCaatcacatttttatgaactaataattttattcagttttaatagGATAATGTCAGtggataattttattcttgttGAACAAACTCAGAATGTTGCACGTGTTTGGCATTTTCTTATTAAGATTGTCACGCAAATCTGAATGATTTTATCTGACTCATAATTGCAAGAGTGCACCAAATTTAAGAGTAGTTTCCCTTATTTTGAAAAGATAGCTCATCCGTGCAATGGCAACTTTCTGATTTGTgagattttaaaacatttacatttttaaacctGATTTACTTTCGTGTGTTTTCTCTTCCttaagaaatcaatatttatttagttggcATTACAGATTCTTGGTCAATAATACAtggttttaagtaaatatgtaGTGTGGAGAAATGTGCATcagtgataatatttttttattaaaatttattgtatttcagTTTATTGACTTCCTGTTGGAAATAAATGCAATTTTATGTACCTTTCTCTGGATGGTTTTAATTGCGTTTGTTTACGACGTCATAATAATAGACAAATTGGCACGTGAAGAAAACTGCGAAtggaattttttaagtaaagtttcgagttatattagtaaaagcagaataaattgattttaaagattttatagatattcaattttttacattggTAAAGAAGTAAGTAGTTAACATTATCTAGcaactattactattattatctTCTGTTatgttactttattattaagatttctAAGAACATCTCGTTTGAATATAATCTActccaaaatattaataggtaAGTATAACCCCTAGAAACCTTTATAATTaccaaattgaatttgttaacAATTTAGAACTACCATATCCTTGAAACTTAATGTCTATAATCTCACTTCCCGTTCAGTATATGTACCTAATTGCAATTTGGGAGCTAAGAACTTTGGTGTCCTGGGATTTCTGAAAAGTAACTGTTTTTAAGGgatataaaatccataaagatgttactaaatataatgaaaaccGTAATAGAATTATCACGTTCTCTTTCCTCACAACTTTAATGGATTGTGTTTATGGGacaattataaacaaagtaattaaaatgttaataatttgttacccactttcttaatatttggtatttggtgattaatatatgttttcatttattcatcgtaaaaaaatatttatcgcaGCAActcagtttaaaatataaacatcaaCTAAACTTTCTTTGTTGTAAAACCTACATTTTTATAGTCCAAAGGATACTAAGCAGCATTATCTTTTatagtcaatttaattttggaacaTTTGAAAACGTATAAAGCATTTTAGTGCCTTTAAAACAGTGTTTTTAGGACGACACTTAATGGTTCTTAGCACTAACTTCTTACCATTGCCTTGTGCATTTTTAATGATCTTGTTTAAAGTTGCCAGTTCGCTTTCGGCCTGTTCGAAATCGATTTCTTTGGCATTTAAAGGAGGTGCCACAAATAAACTCGGATCTGTGCCTAAGTAACAGCACTCCAATCGTCCCTCCTCCGACAATAACACCACAGCCCCCCAAAGGGTCCTTAAAAACGCCCGTGCTATGCAAATGGGAAGGAATTGCAGTTGGGCCGACCATTTCACCGACGTGTTCTGATATATTACCAGAGTACTTGTTTCAGATACCACGAGAGTCATGACTTTCTCTTCTGCAATATAAACgtgcttaaatatttatttgtgttgccGCACAATATGTAATTGTTTGTGAGTTACAAAATACAAAGTAGATTACCTAAGTAGTATGTATTAAAGCAGATTGGCGagtaatctaattttttcatgAACTTGAGCCGACCTTTGTCGCTTAAGCAATATAAATTTCTCTCGCCTAATATCATGATGGCCGATTCTTTTTTCATGTTGTCTTCGATGGCTTTAATGTCGGATATTGACTCGCCCAAGTTATAGGTCCAGTCGTAAGCAATTTTTGTTCTTAGGTCGTTGTTATCGTCGTCTCTGTCGCTAACTTCTGAAAGTTTCTTGTAGCTGAAGACATAAATCTGGGATTAACTGTTGATTAAAACCCGGAACAATATAGGGCGGAGGAGTTCACGTTAATGCGGGGGATTATTAGTCATTTAACTTACCCATAACTTTCGATAAACCAATTAGATGAGCAGGTAATAAAACTATCAGTCTTTGGGACGTACGTAAAAGGAGCTGGTAGTAAAAAGTCGGGCAAGAAACAGCTAAAACTGTAGTTTTCTTGTTCATAAAACGACATCATGCCGTCTAACGATTGAACACATACAAAGTCTCTATTTTGAATACCTCCAAATGGACCTATTACAAAATTAGCGGCGGATCTACGAAGGTTGTGTTCATACAATAAATGAAGTAAGTTTTGCgttcctaaaattttatttacgtataaatatgaattttcaatttgtgtgGAGTTTACCATGTTCAACCGCTCCTTCTTTGGTGCTTAACgtgtaaattgataataatctgCTATGTAAAACAGCCACTTGAACATTTACGGATCCcctattaaaatgtgttaatttaattagattatataAACCTCTGGTACTTGCTAAATTCGTTACAATGAACAATATGCATGAAGAAGTAGAAAGCGGAATTAATGAGAATTGTTGGGAGTGTAGGatgaagttaattattaacaacataTTAAGCGTCACTGTAAATTGATGTTAAAAGTGTGGGTGGTAATGTTATGtcccaataaatttttaatggcgAAAAATATACTTACGATATGAGCCTTCCGGTACCCACTTGCAAAATTGGGTCATTAATGATTTTctctattaataaatcagttgGTTTAAAACcagtaaaattattgttctCTGTTAATTGACTTGACGGTTTAAAAACTCTCAAAACACCACTTTGACTGCCAGTTATCACAAAATCACTTTCCGAATTAAGTCGAGACACTACTAACGAATTTTGATCGAAGTACTCGTCGTCCTCGGAATGAGTGCACCAAAACTCTCTGGTTTTGAAGAGCGACATGATTTCTGTCGAATGGGTTTTGTTAATTGCACAATGGCATTCTTGAAAAGCAGAGGGTTAggaataatattgattatttcgtGACTGTAAACATAAAGCTGAAGTGATCGATAGTCGCTTGGGAATGTGGGTTAAAGAATCaaagtttaaagatttaacaaaatcatgtaatttattatttatttagatacgTGGAGtgattttgcataatttaaaacCACAATCGGGTTTAGAATTGGTGTCAGATCGCTGGACTTGTAGAAgcgtttttcaaaattgtaaccTCTGTATGTGCTGtcgataaaataattcaagagtaatgcattaaaaattattaaatatttagattagtaGGGAAAATCtattttgtagtaaaatattacaaatgaggtggaaaattaatgtgttaaatGTGGGATATTTTATCATCTTTGGGTTTATCCCCAGGGTCAGTTTTGAAATGAATTTGTTTAGTCATATTAAGAAATACCTAAACCTACTGTATAAGTTCCTTtgcttaacaaatttaaagttctcttttttaagaaaactacaaacataatttaaatgtgtaataattcattttacgCTAGTCATCTAATACATAGTGTCTGTTATTTGTAGTCAAATTGActtaactatatttaaatttttccttcTTAAAACATTACTATTACGCTATTACATAGCGAACAAagtgtttttactttttataaaatataattgagaatatagtttataattgATCAACGTTCTATTTGGGTTATTTgggttaattttttcaaaattatcaataaaacatattaaagttaaataaggGGAATGAAAccacttataaaatatcacatatatttattcattcattggAAAAGTAGATAAATACTTTGGCTATATGTGTCCttaattctaataaacaaaatcaatataaaaataaaaaaaaacaatagaaataaaattataaaacaatattttacaatagagatctttaacaaagaaaaataacaaaactatAGGATTCAATTTTGTATTACTAACATTAAGTAGAAAGACATATTTTTAGTTCGAGTCTGTTGAATTTGTTCTGTTCATAGTTTtctgtaacaaaaatatgcaattagttaaatgattttcaaataacgcaattatttttataccttCTTTGTGGCTGGATTTGTTGCATTGGGTAAGAGAATTCCATCATTTTTATGTGTTAAGTCATAAACTACATTAGCATTTGCCAATTGCATGCATTCTTCtaaagtcttaataaaagTATCACAAGTGGCTCCTAATAATCTTGTGGCATCATCCAGTTtctggaaattaaaattttaataaataagatattttaataatttacaaataaattacttctGCATCAGGCTTGACTTGATCATTATTACCATCATCAAACTGTTCAGAATTTtgagaaaatgtttttaatacatgTACTTGCTGCATCAGTAGGTCACAGTATACTCGGAGTTCAGATTTTTTTGTCCTAAGTTCATCTGGATTTCCATCATCTGAAAAAGCAACAAATTTATGTGACATCAATTTATAAAGAGCAAGActataaaccaaaaaaaagtaagtaaaacATACAACTATTAACTTTAGACTCACTGGCATCCTTTCTGTGTCCATGGACACAAGCCTTAGCACTTCCTAGTGCAACGAGCCATTGTTGTCTCTCTTGTGAAGTGGCAGCTTTGAGATAAATGTGTTGCTCTCCCGGGATCACGAGATCGAGACGTGTGGTATCAATTGAGTGAACTGGAATTAATGTTCAATTAGTATTGATTAACCGACAATCAAATgtggaatttaaataattaccattGATCTCACAGGCCTGTACTTTGAGAGAACCTTTGCAGCCCTGAGCGACTTCTTCTTGAGACTTATAATATGTTAGATTGCCGTTTTCCAACACGAACCAACGAGTTTGCCagccttaaaaaaatatatttatccaaTATGTTTAACTTTCACTCGTTTTTTGACTGTTTGCTTACCGTTCCAGTAGTTCGTCCATTTCCATAATATTCCCTCCATTATTTCAACATAATTATCTGGTTGGAGTGATTTTACGATGTTTGATTTTGGctcgaaaatattttatttacaccgCTGACAGCTGTTCGTATGGAGAGGTTCGACACACACACAAAATATGGACCACGCCATCTAGCGAAGGGACACGATAACtgcttatttgaatttattttgatattttaaattgtttaactaCAGAACTTTTTGGTATTTAATCGATTTAaggaataatatatacaaacaaAACAAGTTTTTGTTACTTTGAAGTTATTCGGTTATATACACAAATCTCTAACAATTGAACTTTCTCCATTAACGTACACGTAGCTTTAAACACCAATGTTTGTTGACAAACTGTGGGTGtggtgaaataatttttatcctcaaaaaaacttaaaaatgcgTGACTATTGTTTATTATCAACTGTTGTTTTGATTGCTGTAACAATTCAAATCAGTAAGTTTGCGATAAACAAatgaatattgatttatttatttttttttaacctaAAATTTTAGGCCAAGCCTTAGAATGTTATGTGTGTGACAACCAAGAAGTTAACGAGGGTAAATGCACCTCAACCATACAAACATGCCAGTACGGTGAAGACACGTGCCAAACTGAGATTAGTTGGGGTAGCACTCCATACTGGCAACAAGGAGCCCTGAAACAGTTTTACATTTCGAAAAAATGTGCAACCAAAGAAAAATGCCAGAAACACAGAAGAAGTCTTATGGACACCTGTACACATATTTGGTATCAGGATTGGAAATGTTCCGAATGTTGCAGAGGGGATAGAtgcaattattacatttttgtaagtttatttaagtttatgttgtaattttattattaataattaaatactttgtttTAGTCTGGGGCTTCAGATAGGAAAATAGCAACTTCCATGGTGTTTGCTACAAGTATAGCTGTCCTAATATCTTACCTTTACTTATGACTAAGTAACAGTTAATGAGTCATTGATTAACTCAATGACCATCTTTAAAGAGACTAATTATAGAAATGGATCATTCCCatgacaaaaatatgtaattttatatatatatttttttagtactgTGTTCACATTCCACCTtgaacaatttagaaaaagggTATTTAAGTATTGTGTCTTTAAACTGTAATTGAATCCGTCCAAGATTATAGTTATGTATTTTGTATAAGTTACAAAAAGTATTGCATaacattcttttttataattgtttaattaatatattgtgcCTGTTTACTTGCATATGTGTCtgttattgtaattttgtaatatactatttataaaatctcatatacacattttttaaatggtttttaatacaaataataaatattttatataccttttgattatttatcttttattatttcctaATATTTATCACAAAACTTCTTGGGTAAGTAAAAAGaggtgataaaataataaattgttggtaatatttaaaattaaatatatgtatatgaaaATGTTTCTTGGCCACATTTcgcatattatttcataatattaaataatgaaatatttattaaaattgataaaatatctgCATAAAAGCAACCAACTGtacttattaatgtttttcatatatagGGTAGCCCATTTGAaagctatttttataaacttttttttctattgtaaaatattaaattctcatgtataaaaaattacctcGTTGTACATGTTTACAGAATACATTTAATGTATACTGTAAtgtataatatgaaaatattagtatttaaaatataaatttgcaaGTTGAAAAACAACGGCTGAAATACAGTATACCATAATGTATAACATTCACGCTAAGCAACCCACTTAATCATGCATTAACACCCCAACGACAATCTGGGTCGCTCCCTCGTCGGTCGCATCTTCGTAGCTTCCGCGGTCGGTAAATGCGCCGGCCTGATCGCCCGAGGCAACGCGCTTTATCAGCTGCACATTGCCGCGGCGGCTGCCGGTCCGCCGTCCCCTACGTCCGTATGTCAGTTCCGACGTTGGTGGGATGTAGGTGCGATGATCCCGCCGAGATATTGGCTCCACGTGCTGCTACTCCTGTCGGTCGCCTTATCGACCGGATTTTCTCGTGAGTTGTGcacgtttgttttattttttagttttgctTTCATTTCCTTCCGAAGGTTTTTATTAAGTTGGGAATTGTATTGTAGAGTGGGCATACTTATTTACGAGGATAATTCGAGTTAAATGTAACAGTTGAGttgttatttcattaaattaaacaattattgcaTGGACTATTGATTAGAGCTATTTTTGGATAAACCTTACATGTGAATCAAcagtttttaacaataaaccaCTTTAAAATACAcacgtattttattaaaacattttcaacagcattaaaataatttatattaaatgttacagAAGCAAAAAACCTGAGTTGTTATCAATGCATCAGACATTCGGAAGAGGAATGTCTTCCTCAAGATTTGAAACAATGCGGTTCGAAACACGACAGATGCGTGTTTCATACATCTAAATCAGGTAATACAATCGCATTCAGCAGAATCCACATTAAAAGTACTCCTTTTAAATTGCTTGACGTAATTTCCTTTCGAGTAAATAAAGGAAGTATTCCATTATTGACGTCCTATTTAGATTTCCTTTTATTTGCAGCCCAGAAAGGAATTGTAGTGAAAAGAGAATGCGGACTAGCTCCTTGCGGTTTCGACGACGAAATGGTCGCTAAAGGATTGGGAATGGGCGGTACATGCGATCGAAGCAaagatgaatatttttgtttttattgttgtagtCACGATGGTTGTAACAAAAACGTAGCAGGGAAAGTAAGATTTTCCTCGTTTATTCTTGTATCCATAACAGTTTTTAGtactatatttatatgaataaagaAGTTGTGTAATAATTCTTATACTTACCATCTTACCCGCTTTTGGAATGAAATCAAGTAGTcagtaaaaattagtttttattgcaaaaaataatactatgacaaatttatgtacaaatcAATAATTCCATGttataatacaattcaaaaataatatttacaactcAAAAAAGTGATTTATAAAGGAAgcctaatatttttaaaaagatccACTACACTAGGAGGTTAACAGTTTTGAGAAAAACACGGCAACAATTGTAGTTTAATAGACGTTACAAAAAATTGGGACGTTTCCGTGTtccttatatttaaattgattaaaatccctatatttttttgcaatatttttatgatgaaaCCACCATAATCGAATCGTTCActttcacataaatatttataaatatttagatttgcACTAGCtcgaattaaaatcattaaactaATCACTGCCCCAATCTACAGCTCATCCCTCAAAAGAGTGTACCTGTTCTTCGAGGGCGCCAGTTTCTTGAAAGTACTTTCCGGTGGTGTGGTCGGGAGAACACTGTTCTCTTCTTGATCCGGATCGGGACCGTAATGGAATTCTCTGTGTAACTTGCCGGAATACAAATCCTGAATGAACTGTTTCAGTTTGCCGGGTTTTTCGATGTCCTTGTAGTTGGGGAACAGGTACATGTGCCTGAAGCTGTCTATTGCTATCAACGGCAGGTCTTTTTCACTTTTGCCCAGGTGATGTAAAGGATGCGCGAATTTGTTGCCGTCTGCCGTTAAGAAGTTTATGGActctgtaataaaattttaatattgtttagacTTTTGgagtttttagattttattcgtactttttcaaataatattatcacGTTCGTATGC encodes the following:
- the LOC109606076 gene encoding pleckstrin homology domain-containing family A member 3 isoform X2 — encoded protein: MEGILWKWTNYWNGWQTRWFVLENGNLTYYKSQEEVAQGCKGSLKVQACEINVHSIDTTRLDLVIPGEQHIYLKAATSQERQQWLVALGSAKACVHGHRKDANDGNPDELRTKKSELRVYCDLLMQQVHVLKTFSQNSEQFDDGNNDQVKPDAEKLDDATRLLGATCDTFIKTLEECMQLANANVVYDLTHKNDGILLPNATNPATKKKTMNRTNSTDSN
- the LOC109606077 gene encoding protein PTHB1, giving the protein MSLFKTREFWCTHSEDDEYFDQNSLVVSRLNSESDFVITGSQSGVLRVFKPSSQLTENNNFTGFKPTDLLIEKIINDPILQVGTGRLISGSVNVQVAVLHSRLLSIYTLSTKEGAVEHGTQNLLHLLYEHNLRRSAANFVIGPFGGIQNRDFVCVQSLDGMMSFYEQENYSFSCFLPDFLLPAPFTYVPKTDSFITCSSNWFIESYGYKKLSEVSDRDDDNNDLRTKIAYDWTYNLGESISDIKAIEDNMKKESAIMILGERNLYCLSDKGRLKFMKKLDYSPICFNTYYLEEKVMTLVVSETSTLVIYQNTSVKWSAQLQFLPICIARAFLRTLWGAVVLLSEEGRLECCYLGTDPSLFVAPPLNAKEIDFEQAESELATLNKIIKNAQGNDIKVTNASAERELAINVSVSPHLEPCTYSTNLTTEDQKMCTIKIDILPQALFEEIQISYSVQQPIKVSPQVEFFSNLSERTSINCHCFLADNMEICSLNFTVMASFISSLGVPRTITKVAMLPINLALETCAAQKENEHKITININDSPVPLTVLFPEFMGENSLTQSSNAIGFRNITGEGKIVSILLAKSSERYRLQSDSFASLNLLIELIIYRLKKHFANKSDFHVSYGSALPGNEAVCYLNSHFNVRLRVKQLQNELLHFSSQYRVIQKRLIARFKIKNPTSLTNLQFLLEDTYSDIIKITDELVEETRNLVRSQVELSCALKVIKNLVEIMDIKKELKEQITSLFCENVMDIDSQNWEDVMDGALCYLLRTSLAKSEKDKLRAAHSSFEEVKDVSKVEKHLTQVLERIQKKGVLLKPDEDELESNDEDEERTVEEKALVPIGSQFGESSTRLLSARKSLLKRRQNLQEPKLDVES
- the LOC109606076 gene encoding pleckstrin homology domain-containing family A member 3 isoform X1 is translated as MEGILWKWTNYWNGWQTRWFVLENGNLTYYKSQEEVAQGCKGSLKVQACEINVHSIDTTRLDLVIPGEQHIYLKAATSQERQQWLVALGSAKACVHGHRKDASESKVNSYDGNPDELRTKKSELRVYCDLLMQQVHVLKTFSQNSEQFDDGNNDQVKPDAEKLDDATRLLGATCDTFIKTLEECMQLANANVVYDLTHKNDGILLPNATNPATKKKTMNRTNSTDSN
- the LOC109606075 gene encoding uncharacterized protein LOC109606075; protein product: MRDYCLLSTVVLIAVTIQISQALECYVCDNQEVNEGKCTSTIQTCQYGEDTCQTEISWGSTPYWQQGALKQFYISKKCATKEKCQKHRRSLMDTCTHIWYQDWKCSECCRGDRCNYYIFSGASDRKIATSMVFATSIAVLISYLYL
- the LOC109606078 gene encoding uncharacterized protein LOC109606078, which codes for MIPPRYWLHVLLLLSVALSTGFSQAKNLSCYQCIRHSEEECLPQDLKQCGSKHDRCVFHTSKSAQKGIVVKRECGLAPCGFDDEMVAKGLGMGGTCDRSKDEYFCFYCCSHDGCNKNVAGKVRFSSFILVSITVFSTIFI